From one Alphaproteobacteria bacterium genomic stretch:
- the tgt gene encoding tRNA guanosine(34) transglycosylase Tgt, protein MMTLSFTLLATAGDARRGRIDTAHGPIETPAFMPVGTAATVKAMRPEDVRATGADIILGNTYHLMLRPTAELIARHGGLHRFMNWPGPILTDSGGFQVMSLAGLRKMSEDGVRFRSHIDGSYHMLTPERSIEIQHLLDATITMAFDECTPYPATHEQAADSMRLSMRWAKRSRDAFGARQGYGLFGIVQGSVFEDLRAESAAALQEIGFEGYAIGGLAVGEGREQMFATLDFTTHHLPAEKPRYLMGVGRPADIVGAVARGVDMFDCVMPTRSGRTAQAFTRAGEMNLRNARFADDPAPLDAGCSCPACTGYSRAYLRHLVKAEEILGMMLLTWHNLQFYQDLMAALRGAIAAGDRLDGDPEAVVRRLLPVAEA, encoded by the coding sequence ATCATGACCCTGTCCTTCACCCTTCTCGCGACGGCCGGCGACGCGCGGCGCGGGCGCATCGACACCGCGCACGGGCCGATCGAGACCCCGGCCTTCATGCCGGTCGGCACCGCGGCCACGGTCAAGGCGATGCGGCCCGAGGATGTGCGCGCGACCGGCGCCGACATCATTCTCGGCAACACCTATCACCTGATGCTGCGGCCGACGGCGGAACTGATCGCGCGCCATGGCGGGCTGCACCGGTTCATGAACTGGCCGGGGCCGATCCTGACCGATTCCGGCGGCTTCCAGGTCATGAGCCTGGCAGGCCTGCGCAAGATGAGCGAGGACGGGGTGCGCTTCCGCTCCCATATCGACGGCAGCTATCACATGCTGACGCCGGAGCGCTCCATCGAAATCCAGCACTTGCTGGACGCGACCATTACCATGGCCTTCGACGAATGCACGCCCTACCCGGCGACCCACGAACAGGCGGCGGACAGCATGCGCCTCTCGATGCGCTGGGCGAAGCGGTCGCGCGACGCGTTTGGGGCGCGGCAGGGCTATGGCCTGTTCGGCATCGTCCAGGGCAGCGTGTTCGAGGACCTGCGGGCGGAGTCGGCGGCGGCCCTGCAGGAGATCGGCTTCGAGGGTTATGCCATTGGCGGCCTCGCGGTGGGCGAGGGGCGGGAGCAGATGTTCGCCACCCTGGACTTCACCACCCACCACCTGCCGGCGGAAAAACCGCGCTATCTGATGGGCGTCGGCCGGCCGGCGGATATCGTCGGCGCGGTGGCGCGCGGCGTCGACATGTTCGACTGCGTCATGCCCACCCGCTCCGGCCGCACCGCCCAGGCGTTCACGCGGGCGGGGGAGATGAATCTGCGCAATGCCCGGTTTGCCGATGACCCGGCGCCGCTGGATGCCGGCTGTTCCTGCCCGGCCTGCACCGGCTATTCCCGCGCCTATCTGCGCCATCTGGTGAAGGCGGAGGAAATCCTCGGCATGATGTTGCTGACCTGGCACAATCTGCAATTCTACCAGGACCTGATGGCGGCCCTGCGCGGTGCGATCGCCGCCGGCGACCGCCTGGACGGCGACCCGGAGGCCGTGGTGCGCCGCCTGCTGCCAGTCGCCGAAGCGTGA
- a CDS encoding nuclear transport factor 2 family protein, which produces MDAVAEVLEADRRRIRAMLNQDADALLPLLADDLIYIHSSSAKDNRQSYLSALLSGALLYREIEPSEVEARDMGDWVLLTGKTAIAIFANSRREEFAVRFTATYVRRDGRWQLYCWQSTRLPG; this is translated from the coding sequence ATGGACGCCGTAGCCGAAGTGCTGGAAGCCGACCGCCGCCGCATCCGCGCCATGCTGAACCAGGACGCCGATGCGCTGCTGCCGCTGCTGGCGGACGACCTGATCTACATTCACTCCTCGTCGGCCAAGGACAACAGGCAGAGCTATCTTTCGGCCCTGCTGTCCGGCGCGCTGCTCTACCGCGAGATCGAGCCGTCGGAGGTGGAGGCGCGGGACATGGGCGACTGGGTGCTGCTGACAGGGAAGACCGCCATCGCGATCTTCGCCAACAGCCGCCGTGAGGAATTCGCCGTGCGCTTCACCGCCACCTATGTTCGCCGCGACGGGCGCTGGCAGCTCTATTGCTGGCAGTCGACGCGCCTGCCGGGGTGA
- a CDS encoding glutathione S-transferase family protein, giving the protein MKLYMHPVSTVSRPVTLFAADEGIDLEPVLVDIFTGAQYGEDFLKINPSHAVPVLEDGDLCIGESSAILKYLADKTGSAAYPKDLKQRARVNALMDWFNTGFYRSFGYNLCYSQLLDHCKLPDENAQRLVAAAGETEARQFLDILDRHTLGRGNPYLAGNDITIADYFASGIVSLGDVIGCTFADWPNVQRWYRAMQARPNWEAANGALAQWADMAKGPDFVRV; this is encoded by the coding sequence GTGAAGCTCTACATGCATCCTGTTTCCACGGTCTCCCGTCCGGTGACGCTGTTTGCCGCCGACGAAGGAATCGACCTCGAACCTGTCTTGGTCGACATTTTCACCGGCGCGCAATACGGCGAGGATTTTCTGAAGATCAATCCTTCGCACGCCGTTCCCGTCCTGGAAGACGGCGACCTCTGCATTGGCGAGTCCTCGGCCATTCTGAAATATCTGGCCGACAAGACCGGATCGGCGGCCTACCCAAAGGATTTGAAGCAGCGGGCGCGGGTGAATGCGCTCATGGACTGGTTCAACACCGGCTTCTATCGCTCCTTCGGCTACAATCTCTGCTATTCGCAATTGCTGGACCATTGCAAGCTGCCGGACGAGAATGCGCAGCGTCTGGTGGCGGCGGCCGGCGAGACCGAGGCGCGGCAGTTTCTCGACATTCTCGACCGACACACGCTGGGCCGGGGCAACCCGTACCTTGCGGGGAACGACATCACGATTGCGGACTATTTCGCTTCCGGCATCGTCTCGCTGGGCGACGTGATCGGCTGCACTTTCGCCGACTGGCCGAACGTGCAGCGCTGGTACCGGGCCATGCAGGCCCGGCCGAACTGGGAGGCCGCAAACGGTGCGCTCGCCCAGTGGGCCGATATGGCCAAGGGGCCGGACTTCGTGCGGGTTTAG
- a CDS encoding LLM class flavin-dependent oxidoreductase produces MKFGWLTLSLSPSPEEDAQRIDDQIAQVQAAEALGFHDVWLTEHYFTGESVYNDAILFASALAMKTERIRIGFAVVQMPFHHPVRLATQLALLDNLSKGRIDVGIGKGTVYNEYEFVGHGLRSDDSRERMTEGLDLMQRAWREAPLSFQGRFYQVEVPEIRPKPVQQPHPPLWRSVISPGSFVECGRLGVPVLTARLPVDKIAERWALYDRGLEEGGHAAATRERLRAQNALWRNVYVAESDAQAEDELSALLAETRHHMMHVRDAFNPADFQPAPETMNAWADPHIGDAAAIPYVLETGSIYGSPKRVREQVAELREAGVRHLLCQTGFGAMSQEQNLASMRRFGEEVMPAFR; encoded by the coding sequence ATGAAATTCGGCTGGCTCACCCTGTCGCTCTCGCCCTCGCCGGAGGAAGACGCGCAGCGCATCGACGACCAGATCGCCCAGGTGCAGGCGGCGGAGGCCCTCGGCTTTCACGACGTCTGGCTGACCGAGCACTATTTCACCGGCGAGAGCGTCTACAACGACGCCATCCTGTTCGCGAGCGCGCTCGCCATGAAGACCGAGCGCATCCGCATCGGCTTTGCGGTGGTGCAGATGCCGTTTCACCACCCGGTGCGTCTGGCGACGCAACTGGCGCTGCTGGACAACCTCTCCAAGGGTCGGATCGATGTCGGCATCGGCAAGGGCACGGTCTACAACGAGTACGAGTTCGTCGGCCACGGCCTGCGCTCCGACGACAGCCGCGAGCGCATGACCGAAGGCCTGGACCTGATGCAACGGGCCTGGCGCGAGGCGCCGTTGTCGTTTCAGGGCCGGTTCTACCAGGTCGAGGTGCCGGAAATCCGGCCGAAGCCGGTGCAACAGCCGCACCCGCCGCTCTGGCGCAGCGTGATTTCGCCCGGCTCGTTCGTGGAGTGCGGGCGCCTGGGCGTGCCGGTGCTGACCGCCCGCCTGCCGGTCGACAAGATTGCCGAGCGCTGGGCGCTCTACGACCGGGGGCTGGAGGAAGGCGGCCACGCCGCCGCCACGCGCGAGCGCCTCAGGGCGCAGAACGCGCTCTGGCGCAACGTCTATGTGGCGGAAAGCGATGCCCAGGCGGAGGACGAACTCTCGGCGCTGCTGGCGGAAACGCGCCATCACATGATGCACGTGCGCGACGCCTTCAACCCTGCGGACTTCCAGCCGGCGCCGGAGACCATGAACGCCTGGGCCGACCCGCATATAGGCGACGCGGCGGCGATTCCCTATGTGCTGGAGACCGGCTCCATCTACGGTTCACCGAAACGGGTGCGCGAACAGGTGGCGGAACTGAGGGAAGCCGGCGTGCGGCACCTGCTTTGCCAGACCGGCTTCGGCGCCATGAGCCAGGAGCAGAACCTGGCCAGCATGCGCCGCTTCGGCGAGGAGGTCATGCCGGCCTTCCGGTAA
- a CDS encoding gamma-glutamyltransferase family protein, producing the protein MIVTAHPLASEAGYEVLKAGGSAVDAAVAAQMVLTLVEPQSSGIGGGAFLVHYRAGDAGPVAYDGRETAPAAATPDLFLAADGQPMKWSVARIGGRPVGVPGTVRMLALAHRDHGKLPWAELFRPAIRLAREGFAVTPRFHESVASQKGWDKTPAAAAYFLDSDGEPWPVGHVLKNPALAETLAALAANPDALYTGPIAADIVAAIQGYAANPGGMALADLAGYAAKRRPAVCGAFLAYRVCGMPPPSSGPLTVLMILGFAERLGLPALDPDSVEWAHGFAEASRVAFADRNRYMADPDFVPQPTAGLLDPGYLDRRAALIAPDHTLTDVAAGEPPASQGLLDAAPHPGLKEAGTSHLSVVDGEGNVVSMTTTVEAAYGSHLMVRGFLLNNELTDFAFAPEKDSLPVANRVEPGKRPRSSMAPVIAFDDEGRPVLAAGSPGGSRIIGYTAGAVLRVLGHGQHPQQAVEAGHVIDRNSGVTELEADTTAAELAPGLEALGHTVKLRELTSGLHLILLTPNGLVAGVDPRREGVALGD; encoded by the coding sequence ATGATCGTGACCGCGCACCCGCTGGCGAGCGAGGCCGGCTATGAGGTGCTGAAGGCCGGCGGCAGCGCAGTCGATGCGGCGGTGGCCGCGCAGATGGTGCTGACCCTGGTCGAGCCCCAATCCTCCGGTATCGGCGGCGGCGCGTTCCTGGTCCATTATCGCGCCGGCGACGCCGGGCCGGTCGCCTATGACGGCCGCGAGACCGCGCCGGCGGCGGCGACGCCGGACCTGTTCCTCGCAGCCGACGGTCAGCCGATGAAGTGGTCGGTGGCTCGCATCGGCGGCCGCCCGGTCGGCGTGCCGGGCACGGTGCGCATGCTGGCGCTCGCCCATCGCGACCACGGGAAACTGCCCTGGGCCGAGTTGTTCCGGCCGGCGATCCGCCTGGCGCGGGAGGGCTTTGCCGTGACGCCGCGCTTTCACGAGTCGGTGGCGAGCCAGAAGGGCTGGGACAAGACGCCGGCCGCGGCCGCCTATTTTCTGGACTCCGACGGCGAGCCCTGGCCGGTGGGTCATGTTCTGAAAAACCCCGCCCTGGCGGAGACGCTGGCGGCGCTGGCTGCGAACCCGGACGCGCTCTACACCGGCCCGATCGCGGCGGACATCGTCGCGGCGATTCAGGGCTATGCGGCCAATCCGGGCGGCATGGCTCTGGCGGATCTGGCCGGCTATGCGGCGAAGCGGCGGCCGGCGGTGTGCGGCGCCTTCCTCGCCTATCGGGTTTGCGGCATGCCGCCCCCCTCCTCCGGCCCGCTGACAGTGCTGATGATCCTGGGCTTTGCCGAGCGCCTGGGCCTGCCGGCGCTGGACCCGGACTCGGTGGAGTGGGCGCACGGTTTCGCCGAGGCGAGCAGGGTCGCCTTCGCCGACCGCAACCGCTACATGGCCGACCCGGATTTCGTGCCGCAACCGACCGCCGGTCTGCTCGACCCCGGCTATCTGGATCGCCGCGCCGCCCTGATCGCGCCGGACCATACCTTGACTGACGTCGCCGCCGGCGAACCGCCGGCATCCCAGGGCCTGCTCGACGCCGCACCGCATCCGGGCCTGAAGGAGGCAGGCACCTCGCACCTTTCGGTGGTGGATGGCGAGGGCAATGTCGTCTCGATGACGACGACGGTCGAGGCCGCCTATGGCTCGCACCTGATGGTGCGGGGCTTTCTGCTGAACAACGAGCTGACCGATTTTGCGTTCGCGCCGGAGAAAGACAGCCTGCCGGTCGCCAACCGGGTCGAGCCCGGCAAGCGGCCGCGTTCCTCCATGGCACCGGTGATCGCATTCGACGACGAGGGCCGGCCGGTTCTGGCCGCGGGCTCACCGGGCGGCAGCCGGATCATTGGCTACACCGCCGGGGCGGTGTTGCGCGTTCTGGGGCATGGCCAGCACCCGCAACAGGCGGTGGAGGCCGGCCATGTGATCGACCGCAACAGCGGCGTCACCGAACTGGAGGCGGACACGACCGCCGCCGAACTGGCACCGGGCTTGGAAGCGCTGGGCCACACGGTTAAGCTCCGCGAGTTGACCAGCGGCCTGCACCTGATCCTGTTGACGCCGAATGGCCTGGTCGCCGGCGTCGATCCGCGCCGGGAAGGCGTCGCGCTCGGAGACTGA
- a CDS encoding MFS transporter, whose protein sequence is MSTERLRVLFLNLGHFTDHFCMLIFATAVITMAGEFHMSYGALLAVATPGFVLFGAAALGAGWLGDRWSRSHMLVVFFCGTGFAAVVVGMANSVTQIGIGLALLGLFAAIYHPVGIAMLVQGAPKLGLRLGVNGIFGNMGVAFAPLVTGALVAAFDWRMAFIVPGVVAIGLGLAFWWFAGQGYAVVPTGGKTRKEPVGFTFGWQRVLAVVAVMTLVGGLVFNSTTVALPKLFDERLSGIADNLVGFTAMAAVVYAGASFAQLASGMAIDRYAVKPVLLTTVALQVIMMPIVATQTDWPLFAASFVMMLAVFGQIPITDALITRYTPDAVRGRVFSIKYILNLGVGSLAVPSIWYMHEQAGGFHDLFLMLTGCAAVVLVAAAILPYRRHGAEAVAAE, encoded by the coding sequence ATGAGCACCGAACGCCTGCGCGTGCTGTTTTTGAACCTCGGTCATTTCACCGATCATTTCTGCATGCTGATCTTCGCCACCGCCGTCATCACCATGGCCGGCGAATTCCATATGAGCTATGGCGCGCTTCTGGCCGTCGCGACGCCGGGATTCGTGCTGTTCGGCGCCGCCGCGCTGGGCGCCGGCTGGCTCGGCGACCGCTGGAGCCGCAGTCATATGCTGGTGGTGTTCTTTTGCGGCACCGGCTTTGCGGCCGTCGTCGTCGGTATGGCGAACAGCGTCACCCAGATCGGTATCGGTTTGGCCCTGCTGGGCCTGTTCGCGGCGATCTACCACCCGGTCGGCATCGCCATGCTGGTGCAGGGCGCGCCGAAGCTGGGCCTGCGCCTGGGGGTGAACGGCATTTTCGGCAATATGGGAGTTGCCTTCGCCCCACTCGTCACCGGCGCCCTGGTGGCGGCGTTCGACTGGCGCATGGCCTTTATCGTTCCGGGCGTGGTCGCCATCGGCCTGGGGCTCGCCTTCTGGTGGTTTGCGGGGCAGGGCTATGCCGTCGTCCCGACCGGCGGCAAGACCCGCAAGGAGCCGGTGGGCTTCACCTTTGGCTGGCAGCGCGTGCTGGCCGTGGTCGCGGTGATGACGCTGGTGGGCGGCCTGGTGTTCAACTCCACCACCGTCGCCTTGCCGAAGCTGTTCGACGAGCGCCTCTCGGGCATTGCCGACAATCTGGTGGGCTTCACTGCCATGGCGGCCGTGGTCTATGCCGGCGCCAGCTTCGCGCAGCTCGCCAGCGGCATGGCCATCGACCGTTATGCGGTCAAGCCGGTGCTGCTGACCACCGTGGCCCTGCAAGTCATCATGATGCCCATCGTCGCCACCCAGACGGACTGGCCGCTGTTCGCTGCCAGTTTCGTCATGATGCTGGCGGTGTTCGGGCAGATCCCGATCACCGACGCGCTCATCACCCGCTACACGCCGGATGCGGTGCGCGGGCGGGTGTTCTCGATCAAGTATATTCTGAACCTGGGCGTCGGCTCGCTGGCGGTGCCCAGCATCTGGTACATGCACGAACAGGCCGGCGGCTTCCACGACCTGTTCCTGATGCTGACCGGGTGCGCGGCGGTGGTCCTGGTCGCGGCGGCCATTCTGCCCTATCGTCGCCACGGCGCCGAAGCCGTGGCCGCCGAGTGA
- a CDS encoding cupin domain-containing protein, with protein sequence MNTDAFMADAKAAGYTEFYERDLTQALGPEPHTHDFDARLLVTGGSITLTMNGATTTFQAGDSCEVPQGTVHAENVGPDGVTLLVAKRQA encoded by the coding sequence ATGAACACCGATGCCTTCATGGCCGACGCCAAGGCCGCTGGCTACACCGAGTTTTACGAGCGCGATCTGACCCAGGCGCTGGGTCCGGAGCCGCACACCCACGACTTCGACGCGCGCCTGCTGGTCACCGGCGGCTCGATCACGCTGACCATGAACGGGGCGACCACGACCTTTCAGGCCGGCGATAGCTGCGAGGTGCCACAGGGCACCGTGCACGCGGAAAATGTCGGCCCGGACGGGGTGACACTCCTGGTCGCCAAGCGCCAAGCCTGA
- a CDS encoding diaminopimelate epimerase: MAPLPFRKMHGLGNDFVVLDARGRALDLSEAQVRRISDRHTGVGCDQFIIVRPPKAAAADAFMEIRNADGAEVEACGNATRCIAKLLTAETGRDRVTIETVAGLLLGTKTGRGYTVDMGEARTGWRDIPLARECDTLHVPLDREDVPAPVATNIGNPHATFFVEDAEAVDLAAIGRGLEHHPMFPARANIGFASLTAPDTLRLRVWERGVGITLACGSAACAAVVASARRGLTGRRIRIDMDGGPLFLEWLDNGHVLMTGGASEVYEGVILPSLLAEPAP, from the coding sequence ATGGCGCCTCTCCCTTTCCGCAAGATGCACGGTCTCGGCAACGACTTTGTCGTGCTGGATGCGCGCGGCCGTGCGCTCGACCTGAGCGAGGCCCAGGTGCGCCGCATCTCCGACCGGCACACCGGCGTCGGCTGCGACCAGTTCATCATTGTCCGCCCGCCGAAGGCCGCCGCGGCCGATGCCTTCATGGAAATCCGCAACGCCGACGGCGCCGAGGTCGAGGCCTGCGGCAACGCCACCCGCTGCATCGCCAAGCTGCTGACGGCGGAGACCGGGCGCGACCGCGTCACCATCGAGACCGTCGCCGGCCTGCTGCTCGGTACGAAGACCGGCCGCGGCTACACCGTCGACATGGGCGAGGCGCGCACCGGCTGGCGCGACATCCCGCTGGCGCGCGAGTGCGACACGCTGCATGTGCCGCTCGACCGGGAAGATGTGCCGGCGCCGGTCGCCACCAATATCGGCAATCCGCACGCCACCTTCTTTGTGGAGGATGCGGAGGCGGTGGACCTCGCCGCCATCGGCCGCGGTCTGGAGCATCATCCGATGTTTCCGGCCCGCGCCAATATCGGCTTTGCCAGCCTCACCGCGCCGGACACGCTGCGGCTGCGGGTCTGGGAGCGGGGCGTCGGCATCACGCTCGCCTGCGGCTCGGCCGCCTGCGCCGCCGTGGTGGCCAGCGCCCGCCGCGGCCTGACCGGCCGGCGCATCCGCATCGACATGGATGGCGGCCCGCTGTTCCTGGAATGGCTCGACAACGGCCATGTGTTGATGACCGGCGGCGCGAGCGAGGTCTATGAAGGGGTGATCCTGCCCTCGCTGCTGGCGGAGCCGGCGCCGTGA
- the mtaB gene encoding tRNA (N(6)-L-threonylcarbamoyladenosine(37)-C(2))-methylthiotransferase MtaB: MSGPEVLNFGCRLNAYEAEVMRTLAPDASGAIIVNTCAVTSEAERQARQAIRRARREHPSARIVVTGCAAQIAPANWLNMPEVDSVLGNQEKLDAGALKEALKPEGAALQVNDIQMARETAAHLIDGFDGRTRAFVEVQQGCDHRCTFCIIPYGRGPNRSVPLGVLVEQVRGLVAKGFREIVLTGVDVTAYGADLPGAPRLGQMIRRLLACVPELPRLRLSSLDVAEVDADLWRLIAEEERLMPHLHLSLQAGADLILKRMKRRHLRDQAIAFCREARALRPDLTFGADLIAGFPTETDAHFRQSLDLVEECGLTWLHVFPYSARQGTPAARMPQLPGPVRKERAARLRTAGDRAVAAYLASRIGREERVLIETPGRGRTEGFAEVRLDPALPEGAIVARTITGVADGHLLADAA, translated from the coding sequence GTGAGCGGGCCGGAGGTGCTGAATTTCGGCTGCCGTCTCAACGCCTATGAGGCGGAGGTGATGCGCACCCTGGCGCCGGACGCGAGCGGCGCCATCATCGTCAACACCTGCGCCGTCACGTCGGAAGCGGAACGGCAGGCCCGCCAGGCCATCCGCCGCGCCCGGCGCGAACACCCCTCGGCCCGGATCGTCGTGACCGGCTGCGCCGCCCAGATCGCGCCGGCAAACTGGCTGAACATGCCGGAGGTCGACTCCGTCCTGGGCAACCAGGAAAAGCTCGACGCCGGCGCCCTGAAGGAAGCCCTGAAGCCCGAGGGCGCTGCCCTCCAGGTCAACGACATCCAGATGGCGCGTGAGACCGCGGCCCACCTGATCGACGGCTTCGACGGCCGCACCCGCGCCTTTGTCGAGGTGCAGCAAGGCTGCGACCATCGCTGCACCTTCTGCATCATCCCCTATGGCCGTGGCCCGAACCGATCCGTGCCGCTCGGCGTGCTGGTGGAGCAGGTGCGCGGCCTTGTGGCCAAGGGGTTCCGGGAAATCGTGCTGACCGGCGTCGACGTCACCGCCTATGGCGCGGACCTGCCGGGTGCGCCGCGCCTCGGCCAGATGATCCGCCGCCTGCTGGCCTGCGTGCCGGAACTGCCGCGCCTGCGCCTGTCCTCCCTGGACGTGGCCGAGGTCGATGCGGATCTCTGGCGCCTGATCGCCGAGGAAGAGCGGCTGATGCCGCACCTGCATCTCTCGCTGCAAGCGGGCGCCGACCTGATCCTGAAGCGCATGAAGCGCCGCCATTTGCGTGACCAGGCCATCGCCTTCTGCCGCGAGGCGCGCGCACTGCGCCCGGACCTGACCTTCGGCGCCGACCTGATCGCCGGCTTCCCGACCGAAACCGACGCGCATTTCCGCCAAAGCCTCGACTTGGTGGAGGAATGCGGCCTGACCTGGCTGCACGTCTTCCCCTATTCCGCGCGCCAGGGCACGCCCGCCGCGCGCATGCCCCAACTGCCGGGGCCGGTGCGCAAGGAGCGCGCCGCCCGCCTGCGCACCGCGGGCGACCGGGCCGTGGCCGCCTATCTCGCCTCGCGCATCGGCCGCGAGGAGCGCGTGCTGATCGAGACGCCGGGTCGTGGCCGCACCGAGGGCTTTGCCGAGGTTCGGCTCGACCCCGCCCTGCCGGAAGGCGCCATCGTCGCCCGCACCATCACCGGCGTTGCCGATGGCCATTTGCTGGCCGACGCCGCATAA
- a CDS encoding multidrug efflux SMR transporter has product MAWLLLAVTVALEVLATTLLKLSGGPSERPLVFAGSMLSYGICFWALSLAFRTIPFTIAYAIWAGAGMALIVLIGVFWFREPMTALKLVFLAMIAVGTVGLKLMDGK; this is encoded by the coding sequence GTGGCCTGGCTGCTGCTCGCCGTCACCGTGGCGCTGGAAGTGCTCGCCACCACCCTGCTCAAACTCTCCGGCGGCCCGTCCGAACGGCCGCTGGTGTTCGCGGGCTCGATGCTCAGCTACGGCATTTGCTTCTGGGCGCTGTCGCTGGCCTTCCGCACCATTCCGTTCACCATCGCCTATGCGATCTGGGCCGGCGCCGGCATGGCGCTGATCGTGCTGATCGGCGTGTTCTGGTTCCGCGAGCCGATGACGGCGCTGAAACTGGTCTTCCTGGCCATGATCGCCGTCGGCACCGTCGGCTTGAAGCTTATGGACGGAAAATAG
- a CDS encoding phytanoyl-CoA dioxygenase family protein — protein sequence MTPEDILSHAPLALTPAQREAYFRDGFVAVPGAVPPDLLAAIRAKSDEFLDKSRSVSGPNEFFDLGANHSPEQPHVRRLRKPVDADPLFWDVAAGDVMTRIAADLVGPDVTFHSCKLNYKWPGTGELVKWHQDINAWPHTNYSPVTLGIHLDDVGEDEGPLACVPGSHDGPLYTQFGPDGRWTGHLSAADEAQAHLETAVNLTGPAGTVIAINCRTIHASFANKTARVRPLLLNVYSSADAFPWTVSPTPTSRSGEIVRGQRARFVHLDPRPCEVPPEWDKIGYTSIFAAQKTAAE from the coding sequence ATGACCCCGGAAGACATCCTTTCCCACGCGCCGCTTGCCCTCACCCCGGCCCAGCGCGAGGCCTATTTCCGCGACGGCTTCGTCGCCGTTCCCGGCGCGGTGCCGCCCGACCTGCTGGCCGCCATTCGCGCCAAATCCGATGAGTTCCTGGACAAGAGCCGCAGCGTCAGCGGGCCGAACGAGTTTTTCGACCTGGGGGCCAACCACTCGCCGGAGCAGCCGCATGTGCGCCGGCTGCGCAAGCCCGTCGACGCCGACCCGCTGTTCTGGGACGTCGCCGCCGGCGATGTCATGACCCGCATTGCCGCCGATCTCGTCGGCCCGGACGTGACGTTCCACAGCTGCAAGCTGAACTACAAATGGCCGGGAACGGGCGAGCTGGTGAAATGGCACCAGGACATCAACGCCTGGCCGCACACCAATTACAGCCCCGTTACGCTCGGCATTCATTTGGACGATGTCGGCGAGGACGAAGGCCCGCTCGCCTGCGTGCCGGGCAGCCATGACGGGCCGCTCTACACCCAGTTCGGCCCGGATGGCCGGTGGACCGGCCACCTCTCCGCCGCGGACGAGGCGCAGGCGCATCTGGAGACAGCGGTGAACCTGACCGGGCCGGCCGGCACCGTGATCGCGATCAACTGCCGGACCATCCACGCCTCGTTCGCGAACAAGACCGCGCGCGTGCGGCCGCTGCTGCTGAATGTCTACAGTTCGGCCGATGCCTTCCCCTGGACCGTCTCGCCGACGCCGACGAGCCGGTCCGGCGAGATCGTCCGCGGCCAGCGCGCCCGCTTCGTCCACCTGGACCCGCGCCCGTGCGAGGTGCCGCCGGAATGGGACAAGATCGGCTACACCTCGATCTTTGCCGCGCAGAAAACCGCCGCGGAGTGA